A genome region from Bradyrhizobium sp. WSM1417 includes the following:
- a CDS encoding indolepyruvate ferredoxin oxidoreductase family protein: MGINQGPISLDQKYTQDTGHIFTTGIQALVRLPMAQIRRDRAAGLNTAGFISGYRGSPLGGYDQQLFAARKHLEQYNIKFQPGVNEDLAATAVWGSQQLNLSPGAKYDGVVGIWYGKGPGVDRCGDVFRHGNAAGSAKNGGVLCLAGDDHGAKSSTVPHQSDHAFMSALMPYLYPSSVHEMIEMGLLGIAMSRYSGCWVGMKVITETVETTAEIDLTDEMTPFVIPTDFEMPEGGLNLRWPDDRFAQDRRLQDYKGFAAIAFARANKVNRITMDSPNARYGIMASGKSYEDIRQALRELGITPEVAAKIGLRLYKIGMPWPLEPEGVRQFAVGLEEIFIIEERREIVENQVKQELFNWRDDVRPRIIGKMDDHDKRFLPFAEELSVASLASSLTERLLRLDLNPEIATMLRAKADWFNGRQASQMQATAPVARTPYFCSGCPHNTSTKVPEGSRAFAGIGCHFMALWMDRSTETFTHMGGEGVPWVGVAPFTKEEHVFANLGDGTYFHSGSLAIRQAIASGANITYKILYNDATAMTGGQHVDGELSPQQITFQLHSEGIREIYLVSENPDAYPANEIAPGVKTAHRDELDAVQKTLRKVKGASAIVFVQTCAAEKRRRRKRGTMEDPARRVLINPAVCEGCGDCSVQSNCISVEPLETEFGRKRAINQSTCNKDYSCVKGFCPSFVTVDGGKMRKRAPAGVGDIGALPEPASRPNLDKPYNIAVGGVGGTGVLTIGALLGMAAHIEGKASMILDMSGLAQKGGAVLSHVRLSDHPAEVTCSRIVTGTADVVLAADEVVAVAKDTISLCDSSRTRGIINSHVIPTADFVLNRDFNFQTRKLNGLLETALHKDSVFFDFTKPAEQLLGDSIATNMMMMGYAYQKGLLPLSAEAIEQAIEVNGVSIKMNKEAFRLGRLAVADPQRLAGMLKGTDEAVAPRTLDAMTLDELIEHRAKHLTAYQNGRLAKRYRKLVDQVSDAARQGGYDEALTRAVAVNYAKLLAYKDEYEVARLYTDGAFEKQLRDQFEGDFKFNFNLAPPILSRGVDALGRPKKRAFGPWMLPVFRVLAKFKFLRGTPLDIFGRSADRKLERDLIAGYEKDVATVLGLLSPLTIDTAVELLSLPDRIRGYGPVKEKAVADAKARYAQLAADLANPPPAPRQIAAE, from the coding sequence ATGGGCATCAACCAGGGTCCGATCAGTCTCGATCAGAAATACACCCAGGACACCGGACATATTTTCACGACGGGCATTCAGGCCCTGGTCCGCCTTCCGATGGCCCAGATCCGGCGCGACCGTGCCGCGGGGCTGAACACCGCGGGCTTCATCTCCGGCTATCGCGGCTCACCGCTCGGCGGCTATGACCAGCAGCTCTTCGCCGCGCGAAAACATCTCGAGCAGTACAATATCAAGTTCCAGCCCGGCGTGAACGAGGACCTGGCCGCGACCGCGGTCTGGGGCTCGCAGCAGCTCAACCTCTCGCCCGGCGCCAAGTATGACGGCGTGGTCGGCATCTGGTACGGCAAGGGCCCCGGCGTCGACCGCTGCGGCGACGTCTTCCGCCACGGCAATGCCGCGGGCTCCGCCAAGAACGGCGGCGTCTTGTGTCTCGCCGGCGACGACCACGGCGCAAAATCCTCCACCGTCCCGCATCAGTCCGACCACGCCTTCATGTCGGCGCTGATGCCCTATCTCTACCCCTCGAGCGTCCACGAGATGATCGAGATGGGTCTTCTCGGTATCGCGATGTCGCGCTACTCGGGCTGCTGGGTCGGCATGAAGGTGATCACGGAGACCGTGGAGACCACCGCCGAGATCGATCTCACCGACGAGATGACGCCGTTCGTGATCCCGACCGATTTCGAGATGCCCGAAGGCGGCCTCAATCTGCGCTGGCCCGACGACCGCTTCGCCCAGGACCGCCGCTTGCAGGACTACAAGGGCTTTGCCGCGATCGCCTTTGCGCGCGCCAACAAGGTCAATCGCATCACCATGGACTCGCCGAATGCCCGCTATGGCATCATGGCGTCCGGCAAGAGCTACGAGGATATCCGGCAGGCGCTGCGCGAGCTCGGTATCACACCCGAGGTCGCCGCCAAGATCGGACTTCGATTGTACAAGATCGGCATGCCCTGGCCTCTGGAGCCGGAAGGCGTCAGGCAATTCGCCGTGGGCCTCGAGGAAATCTTCATCATCGAAGAGCGCCGCGAGATCGTCGAAAACCAAGTGAAGCAGGAACTGTTCAACTGGCGCGACGATGTCCGTCCCCGCATCATCGGCAAGATGGACGATCACGACAAGCGCTTCCTCCCCTTTGCCGAAGAACTCAGCGTCGCCTCACTGGCGAGCTCGCTCACCGAGCGTCTGCTTCGACTTGATCTCAATCCCGAAATTGCAACGATGCTGCGCGCCAAGGCCGATTGGTTCAACGGCCGCCAGGCGTCGCAAATGCAGGCGACCGCGCCTGTCGCCCGCACGCCGTATTTTTGCTCCGGCTGCCCGCACAATACATCGACCAAGGTGCCCGAAGGCAGTCGCGCTTTCGCCGGCATCGGTTGCCACTTCATGGCACTCTGGATGGATCGCTCGACCGAGACCTTCACGCACATGGGCGGCGAGGGTGTGCCGTGGGTCGGCGTTGCTCCCTTCACCAAGGAAGAGCATGTGTTCGCCAATCTCGGCGACGGCACGTATTTCCACTCCGGCAGCCTCGCGATCCGCCAGGCGATCGCCTCCGGCGCCAACATCACCTACAAGATCCTCTATAACGACGCGACCGCGATGACCGGCGGCCAGCATGTCGACGGCGAATTGTCGCCGCAGCAGATCACCTTCCAGCTTCACAGCGAAGGCATCCGCGAGATCTATCTGGTCTCGGAAAATCCCGACGCCTATCCCGCGAATGAGATCGCGCCAGGCGTCAAGACCGCGCATCGTGACGAGCTCGACGCGGTCCAGAAAACGCTGCGCAAGGTCAAGGGCGCGTCCGCGATCGTGTTCGTGCAGACTTGCGCCGCCGAGAAGCGCCGCCGCCGCAAGCGCGGTACGATGGAGGATCCGGCGCGCCGTGTGCTCATCAATCCCGCGGTGTGTGAAGGCTGCGGCGATTGCTCGGTGCAATCGAACTGCATTTCGGTCGAGCCGCTGGAGACCGAGTTCGGCCGCAAGCGCGCCATCAACCAGTCGACCTGCAACAAGGATTATTCCTGCGTCAAAGGCTTTTGCCCGTCCTTCGTCACCGTCGACGGTGGCAAGATGCGCAAGCGCGCGCCGGCGGGCGTCGGCGATATCGGCGCGCTGCCTGAGCCGGCATCGCGCCCCAACCTGGACAAGCCCTACAACATCGCGGTCGGCGGCGTCGGCGGGACCGGCGTGCTGACCATCGGCGCGCTGCTGGGCATGGCCGCCCATATCGAGGGCAAGGCCTCGATGATCCTCGACATGTCGGGGCTGGCGCAAAAGGGTGGGGCGGTGCTGAGCCACGTCCGCCTGTCCGATCATCCGGCCGAGGTGACCTGCTCGCGCATCGTCACCGGTACGGCCGATGTGGTGCTCGCAGCCGATGAGGTGGTCGCGGTTGCCAAGGACACGATCTCGCTCTGCGACAGCAGCCGCACCCGCGGCATCATCAACAGCCACGTCATTCCCACCGCCGACTTCGTTCTCAACCGCGATTTCAACTTCCAGACCCGCAAGCTGAACGGGTTGCTGGAAACCGCGCTGCACAAGGATTCGGTGTTCTTCGACTTCACCAAGCCGGCCGAGCAGCTGCTCGGCGACAGCATCGCAACCAACATGATGATGATGGGCTACGCCTATCAGAAGGGCCTCTTGCCGTTGTCGGCGGAAGCGATCGAGCAGGCGATCGAGGTCAACGGCGTCTCGATCAAGATGAACAAGGAAGCCTTCCGCCTCGGCCGCCTCGCGGTCGCCGACCCCCAGCGCCTTGCCGGCATGCTGAAGGGAACGGATGAGGCCGTCGCGCCCAGGACCCTGGACGCCATGACCCTCGACGAACTCATCGAGCACCGAGCCAAGCATCTTACGGCCTATCAGAACGGCCGGCTGGCCAAGCGCTACCGGAAGCTGGTGGACCAGGTCAGCGACGCCGCCAGGCAGGGCGGCTATGACGAGGCGCTGACACGCGCCGTTGCGGTCAACTACGCCAAGCTGCTGGCCTACAAGGACGAATACGAAGTCGCGCGCCTTTACACCGATGGCGCGTTCGAAAAACAGCTCCGCGACCAGTTCGAGGGCGACTTCAAGTTCAACTTCAACCTGGCCCCGCCTATCCTCAGCCGTGGAGTCGATGCGCTCGGCCGTCCGAAGAAGCGCGCGTTCGGCCCGTGGATGCTTCCGGTATTTCGCGTGCTGGCAAAATTCAAATTCCTGCGCGGCACGCCGCTCGACATCTTCGGTCGCAGCGCCGACCGCAAGCTCGAACGCGACCTGATCGCCGGCTACGAGAAGGACGTCGCCACCGTGCTCGGCCTGCTGTCTCCGCTGACGATCGACACCGCGGTGGAGCTGCTGTCGTTGCCCGACCGCATCCGCGGCTACGGTCCGGTCAAGGAGAAGGCCGTCGCGGACGCCAAGGCCCGCTACGCCCAGCTCGCCGCCGACCTCGCGAACCCGCCGCCGGCGCCAAGGCAGATTGCGGCGGAGTAG
- a CDS encoding trimeric intracellular cation channel family protein — MWSLPPSDSVLHLLSLVAVAAQGMTAALAAGRRSMDWLGVCFLGCITALGGGTLRDLFLGHYPLAWVQNPIYLALAGGAAFLTILMARLVHRLKLAFIVLDAIGLVVFTMTGCDIAWQMDATLPIVIVSGMVTGCAGGVLRDVLCNDVPLLFRSELYASVSVVTGLFYATAFGLKLNAELWTILTFALGISFRLLAVRYKWEMPKFVFTEEEGREP, encoded by the coding sequence ATGTGGAGCTTGCCGCCGAGCGATAGCGTGCTGCATCTGTTGTCGCTGGTCGCGGTCGCGGCGCAAGGCATGACCGCCGCGCTCGCTGCCGGTCGCCGCAGCATGGACTGGCTCGGCGTCTGCTTCCTCGGCTGCATCACGGCGCTCGGGGGCGGCACCTTGCGCGATCTCTTCCTGGGGCATTATCCGCTGGCCTGGGTGCAAAACCCCATCTACCTCGCGCTGGCCGGCGGCGCCGCCTTCCTGACCATCCTGATGGCGCGGCTGGTGCACCGGCTGAAGCTGGCCTTCATCGTGCTCGATGCCATCGGCCTCGTCGTCTTCACCATGACCGGCTGCGACATCGCCTGGCAGATGGATGCCACGCTGCCGATCGTCATCGTCTCCGGCATGGTGACCGGTTGCGCCGGCGGCGTCTTGCGGGACGTGCTCTGCAACGACGTGCCGCTGCTGTTTCGCTCCGAGCTCTATGCCAGCGTCTCGGTGGTAACGGGACTGTTCTATGCCACCGCGTTCGGTCTCAAGCTGAACGCCGAGCTCTGGACCATCTTGACGTTCGCCCTCGGCATCAGCTTTCGCCTGCTGGCGGTGCGCTACAAATGGGAAATGCCGAAATTCGTGTTCACGGAAGAGGAGGGGCGGGAGCCTTGA
- a CDS encoding cytochrome c, whose protein sequence is MRTILAGLALVALALCSAVANAAVAAEPSPELIATGKALVEAGDCAGCHTADPAKPFAGGKRIDTPFGAIYAPNLTPDRDTGIGAWTDADFTRAVRTGVAPDGSNYYPAFPYPYFTRMTKDDTLAIRAYLGTLAAVTSRNKPPELRWPFSYRGLMRIWNTMYFKPGLFEPDQGQSAAWNRGGYLVTGLGHCGACHTPKNYFGADKQAQALAGNEVGGWYAPRLDGAARTGLKSWSVEDVTEYLQSGRNARSHASGLMAEVVVNSTSKMSDADVRAIAVYLKNLPPARRETIVTPPDDAEMKAGQAVYAKLCIACHEADGTGAPRIYPPLPANALLQSVNPSSTLRIILDGAHTVTTPRAPNTGEMPAYSNRLSDEEVAAVTNYIRNSWGNAAPLVTPAQVARARKQEP, encoded by the coding sequence ATGCGGACGATTCTGGCTGGCCTGGCTCTCGTGGCTCTGGCGTTGTGCAGTGCGGTTGCGAACGCGGCCGTCGCTGCCGAGCCGTCACCGGAGCTGATCGCCACCGGCAAGGCGCTGGTGGAGGCCGGCGACTGTGCCGGCTGCCACACCGCCGATCCGGCCAAACCGTTCGCGGGCGGAAAGCGCATCGACACACCGTTCGGCGCGATCTACGCGCCAAACCTGACGCCGGACCGCGACACCGGCATCGGCGCCTGGACCGACGCCGACTTCACCCGCGCCGTACGCACCGGCGTCGCGCCCGACGGCTCCAATTATTACCCGGCGTTCCCCTACCCCTATTTCACGCGAATGACGAAGGACGACACGCTGGCGATCCGGGCTTATCTCGGAACGCTCGCGGCCGTCACGAGCCGCAACAAGCCGCCGGAACTGCGCTGGCCGTTTAGCTATCGCGGCCTGATGCGGATCTGGAACACGATGTATTTCAAGCCGGGCCTGTTCGAGCCGGACCAGGGCCAGAGCGCGGCGTGGAATCGGGGCGGTTATCTCGTCACCGGGCTCGGTCATTGCGGCGCCTGCCATACGCCGAAGAACTATTTTGGCGCGGACAAGCAGGCGCAGGCCCTCGCGGGCAACGAGGTCGGCGGCTGGTACGCGCCACGGCTCGATGGCGCCGCCCGCACCGGGCTGAAATCGTGGAGTGTCGAGGACGTCACCGAATATCTTCAGAGCGGGCGCAACGCCAGGAGCCATGCCAGCGGGCTGATGGCGGAGGTGGTCGTCAACTCGACCTCGAAGATGAGCGATGCCGACGTGCGCGCGATCGCGGTTTACCTGAAGAACCTGCCGCCCGCGCGGCGTGAGACGATCGTGACGCCGCCTGACGATGCCGAGATGAAAGCCGGCCAGGCCGTCTACGCCAAGCTCTGCATCGCCTGCCATGAGGCCGACGGAACAGGCGCACCGCGCATCTATCCGCCGCTGCCCGCCAACGCGCTGCTGCAATCGGTCAATCCGTCCTCGACCTTGCGCATCATCCTCGACGGCGCCCACACCGTGACCACGCCCCGCGCACCGAACACCGGGGAGATGCCGGCCTATTCCAACCGGCTGTCCGACGAAGAGGTCGCGGCGGTGACGAACTACATCCGCAATTCCTGGGGCAATGCCGCGCCGCTGGTGACGCCGGCGCAAGTGGCGAGGGCGCGGAAGCAGGAGCCGTAG